A single region of the Stenotrophomonas sp. Marseille-Q4652 genome encodes:
- a CDS encoding XVIPCD domain-containing protein gives MNASPRHVGMDTPSPGPDMTGPHLQWLPPERDMPGAQRVDVLQLSGGSLFEARAVTFAGTSVDGRVDYRIDMELLTGAQREAEARRRGSLADPRARAGVRGHYLASVSADGDALLAATMHPFDPLTLPVGARLTLQAADFAGTPLAAGFAHVAAGLGVAAADTAWRVERIADSTLRVLLGSTALLRRLDGSGPLSWAGVSLDTEAQPARLMIATFELGEPAGQQAYAHLLGSGELVAGSEAVALSSVQWQGAYGNNGATRALQLRRADGSQVRVSGWELAGDAHASITSWRRLDGSEGDACLALHVDLRGADHAGHIAALNQALTAADGTGPLRSRTRATLVFDHAQLQALAARIEALAKSDNATGDWKQLQAASSDVEALAAAWARAATGGVASLADQLLQLAREANGAPLDVQLHTTAVTGGDPRYPHHRLHELWQQALDAVRRLYQDHGRASDPLGERLAIALLVAACRNGLQRIDEACFGNEARTVLALQGHVDDADHRSAAADTEEALATPLAAQLRALEQLPAQH, from the coding sequence ATGAATGCCTCCCCCAGGCACGTCGGCATGGACACGCCGTCTCCCGGGCCCGACATGACCGGGCCCCACCTGCAATGGTTGCCACCGGAGCGCGACATGCCCGGCGCGCAGCGCGTGGATGTGCTGCAGCTGTCCGGCGGCTCGCTGTTCGAGGCACGCGCGGTCACGTTTGCCGGCACCAGCGTCGATGGGCGGGTCGATTACCGCATCGACATGGAACTGCTTACCGGCGCGCAGCGCGAGGCCGAGGCGCGGCGTCGCGGCAGCCTGGCCGATCCGCGCGCCCGCGCCGGCGTGCGTGGCCATTACCTGGCCAGCGTATCCGCCGATGGTGATGCGTTGCTGGCGGCGACAATGCATCCGTTCGATCCGCTCACCCTTCCGGTGGGCGCTCGGCTGACGCTGCAGGCGGCCGACTTTGCCGGCACCCCACTGGCGGCAGGCTTTGCCCATGTCGCCGCGGGGCTGGGTGTGGCGGCTGCGGACACGGCCTGGCGGGTGGAGCGTATTGCCGATTCCACGCTGCGCGTGCTGCTGGGCTCCACTGCTTTGCTGCGCAGGCTCGATGGCAGCGGGCCGCTGTCGTGGGCGGGCGTGTCGCTGGATACCGAAGCCCAGCCCGCGCGACTGATGATCGCCACCTTCGAGCTGGGCGAGCCGGCAGGCCAGCAGGCCTATGCGCATCTCCTCGGCAGCGGCGAGCTCGTCGCGGGCAGCGAGGCGGTCGCTCTGTCCAGCGTGCAGTGGCAGGGCGCCTACGGAAACAACGGGGCCACGCGCGCGCTGCAGCTTCGGCGCGCCGATGGCAGCCAGGTCCGCGTCAGTGGCTGGGAGCTTGCCGGTGATGCCCATGCCTCGATCACCAGCTGGCGGCGACTGGACGGTAGCGAGGGCGATGCCTGCCTGGCCCTGCACGTCGACCTGCGTGGCGCAGATCATGCCGGCCACATCGCAGCGCTCAACCAGGCGTTGACCGCCGCCGATGGCACAGGCCCGCTGCGGTCACGCACGCGTGCAACCTTGGTGTTCGACCACGCACAGCTGCAGGCACTGGCTGCGCGGATCGAGGCACTGGCGAAATCCGACAACGCCACCGGCGACTGGAAACAGCTGCAGGCCGCCAGCAGCGACGTCGAGGCGCTGGCAGCCGCATGGGCGCGGGCCGCCACGGGGGGCGTGGCATCGCTGGCGGACCAGCTGCTGCAGCTGGCCAGGGAAGCCAATGGTGCGCCGCTCGACGTGCAGCTGCACACTACCGCCGTGACCGGTGGCGACCCGCGTTATCCGCATCACCGCCTGCACGAACTGTGGCAACAGGCGCTGGACGCCGTGCGGCGCCTGTACCAAGACCACGGGCGGGCCAGCGATCCACTGGGCGAGCGGCTGGCCATCGCGCTGCTGGTGGCCGCCTGTCGCAATGGCCTGCAGCGCATCGACGAGGCGTGCTTTGGCAACGAGGCGCGCACCGTGCTGGCGCTGCAGGGCCATGTCGATGACGCCGACCATCGCAGCGCCGCCGCCGATACAGAAGAGGCGCTGGCCACGCCGCTGGCCGCACAACTGCGCGCGCTGGAACAGCTGCCCGCGCAGCACTGA
- a CDS encoding peptidoglycan recognition family protein, with translation MKRHHLAAQAAVLVALSAPPAFAAPTGTALPAEDALLAHLQQEEAELRPQRQVFQRHFRQAYARYPSIPAGTLEAIAFVQSRWQHLQPDTPLQAEAHHHMPAAHGVMGLYAGDGFADQVGEAARLLGVPAERVRADALTNILGAAALLDAQIRHDLPQAGRADRLGRPASVTPEAIRPALMRYAGFSPSPAAAAQASAVGEYARTSFAYDVLLAMDRGVDDRGIVVPERAIAWEDAFDVPQLVKLRAPMLRLDVANDRVETEAYVVDPVSETLRERHAASVGPATDATIQSTDYGPAIWDPASASNYTASRSSSISAVTLHTAQGSYAGTISWFKNASAQVSAHYVIRSSDGQVTQMVRDAHTAWHVRNQNSYTLGIEHEGYVNNSSWYTSAMYNASAALVRNFCSKYSAISCTSAYKGAASSGINVQPDSVRIKGHQHFSGQTHTDPGINWNWASYYSLLNPGSGGGSGTTKILDSFESSVGHFTTSPAYSGSTTGISTASTTTRDCTTRKNGSCSLRVLLKDNTSTTAAWNVRLLSGTGTPGSNTTLSRANGSIGFWVWTGGSGVSVGVGIDDSDGTERSTSKAIPANTWTYVSWSLTDSSQWNAWVSGNGAITAGSVTLDAIWLYRANTSYDVNVYIDDVQIRN, from the coding sequence ATGAAACGCCATCACCTGGCAGCGCAGGCTGCCGTGCTCGTCGCGTTGTCCGCTCCGCCCGCCTTCGCCGCACCCACCGGAACCGCGCTGCCTGCCGAGGATGCTCTGCTCGCCCACCTGCAGCAGGAAGAAGCCGAGCTGCGCCCGCAGCGGCAGGTATTCCAGCGCCATTTCCGCCAGGCCTATGCGCGCTATCCGTCGATCCCCGCCGGCACCCTGGAGGCGATCGCCTTCGTGCAGTCGCGCTGGCAGCACCTGCAGCCCGATACCCCACTGCAGGCCGAAGCCCACCACCACATGCCGGCCGCGCATGGCGTGATGGGCCTGTACGCCGGTGATGGCTTTGCCGACCAGGTCGGCGAGGCCGCGCGGTTGCTGGGCGTGCCGGCCGAACGCGTGCGCGCCGATGCACTGACCAACATCCTGGGCGCCGCCGCGCTGCTGGATGCGCAGATCCGCCACGACCTGCCGCAGGCCGGACGCGCCGATCGCCTGGGCAGGCCCGCCAGTGTCACGCCCGAGGCGATTCGTCCGGCACTGATGCGCTACGCCGGCTTCTCGCCCTCGCCCGCGGCCGCCGCACAGGCCAGCGCGGTAGGCGAGTACGCCCGCACCAGTTTTGCCTACGACGTGCTGCTGGCGATGGACCGGGGCGTGGATGACCGCGGCATCGTCGTACCCGAGCGGGCGATTGCCTGGGAGGACGCCTTCGACGTGCCGCAGCTGGTCAAGCTGCGTGCGCCGATGCTGCGGCTGGACGTGGCCAACGACCGGGTCGAGACCGAGGCCTATGTGGTCGACCCGGTGAGCGAGACCCTGCGCGAACGCCACGCCGCCAGCGTCGGCCCGGCGACCGATGCCACCATCCAGAGCACCGACTATGGCCCGGCGATCTGGGACCCGGCATCGGCGTCCAACTACACCGCCTCGCGCAGTTCGTCGATCAGCGCGGTGACCCTCCACACCGCGCAGGGCAGCTATGCCGGGACGATTTCCTGGTTCAAGAACGCCAGCGCCCAGGTCAGCGCGCACTACGTGATCCGCAGCTCCGACGGACAGGTCACGCAGATGGTGCGCGATGCCCACACCGCCTGGCACGTGCGCAACCAGAACAGCTACACGCTGGGCATCGAGCACGAGGGCTACGTCAACAACAGCTCCTGGTACACCAGCGCGATGTACAACGCCTCGGCGGCGCTGGTGCGAAATTTCTGCAGCAAGTACAGCGCGATCTCCTGCACCAGTGCCTACAAGGGCGCGGCCAGCAGCGGCATCAACGTCCAGCCGGACAGCGTCAGGATCAAGGGCCACCAGCACTTCAGCGGGCAGACCCACACCGACCCCGGCATCAACTGGAACTGGGCCAGCTACTACAGCCTGCTCAACCCGGGCAGCGGCGGTGGCAGCGGCACGACCAAGATCCTGGACAGCTTCGAGAGCAGCGTTGGCCACTTCACCACCAGCCCGGCGTACTCGGGCAGCACCACCGGCATCTCCACCGCCTCGACCACCACCCGCGACTGCACCACGCGCAAGAACGGCAGCTGCTCGCTGCGGGTGCTGCTCAAGGACAACACCAGCACCACCGCGGCATGGAACGTGCGGCTGCTGTCGGGCACCGGAACCCCCGGCAGCAACACCACGCTGAGCCGCGCCAACGGCAGCATCGGCTTCTGGGTGTGGACCGGCGGCAGCGGCGTCAGCGTGGGCGTTGGCATCGACGACAGCGACGGCACCGAGCGCTCGACCAGCAAGGCAATCCCGGCCAACACCTGGACCTACGTGTCGTGGTCGCTGACCGATTCGTCGCAGTGGAATGCGTGGGTATCGGGCAACGGCGCGATCACCGCCGGCAGCGTCACCCTCGATGCGATCTGGCTGTACCGGGCCAACACGTCCTACGACGTCAACGTCTACATCGACGACGTGCAGATCCGGAACTGA
- a CDS encoding nuclear transport factor 2 family protein — translation MQAGTRTPHERWRRSATVLQVDGAIATVRVERPWFIDHPQLGRLDGCWVIVNAPWRSRRKPQAGGSTRNEYATA, via the coding sequence ATGCAGGCAGGGACAAGGACACCGCACGAGCGATGGCGGCGCTCGGCCACGGTGCTGCAGGTCGATGGCGCCATCGCCACCGTGCGGGTGGAACGTCCGTGGTTCATCGACCATCCGCAGCTGGGCCGCCTCGACGGATGCTGGGTGATCGTCAATGCGCCGTGGCGGTCCAGACGCAAGCCACAAGCAGGTGGGAGCACGCGCAATGAATACGCCACGGCATGA
- a CDS encoding LysR family transcriptional regulator — MHDLNDLYYFAKVVEHGGFAAAGRALGEPKSKLSRRVALLEERLGVRLIQRSTRRFSVTEAGQTFHSHVQAMLVEAEAATEAIELTRSQPRGTVRLSCPTTLLDFGVGRMLAGFMATCPDVQLQLEATNRRVDVIAEGLDLAIRVRPPPLQDSELVLRVLGERRQVLVASPDLLARHGTPQGPADLGQLPSLALGQPQDEHVWRLLGPDGAVAEVPYRPRLVTRGMLALREAACAGVGVVQLPRMIVHDALGKGRLVHLLPDWAPPQELIHLVFPSRRGLLPSVRALVDHLAVEFAKLQDA, encoded by the coding sequence ATGCACGACCTCAACGACCTCTACTACTTCGCCAAGGTGGTCGAGCACGGCGGTTTCGCCGCGGCCGGCCGGGCGCTGGGCGAGCCCAAGTCCAAGCTGAGCCGGCGTGTCGCCCTGCTGGAGGAACGGCTGGGCGTGCGCCTGATCCAGCGTTCCACGCGCCGCTTCTCGGTCACCGAGGCCGGGCAGACCTTTCATTCCCACGTGCAGGCGATGCTGGTCGAGGCCGAGGCCGCCACCGAAGCGATCGAGCTGACCCGCAGCCAGCCGCGCGGCACCGTGCGCCTGAGCTGCCCGACCACCCTGCTGGATTTCGGCGTGGGCCGGATGCTGGCCGGGTTCATGGCCACCTGCCCCGACGTGCAGCTGCAGCTGGAAGCGACCAACCGCCGGGTCGACGTGATCGCCGAGGGCCTGGACCTGGCCATCCGCGTGCGCCCGCCGCCGCTGCAGGACAGCGAGCTGGTACTGCGGGTGCTGGGCGAACGCCGCCAGGTGCTGGTGGCCAGCCCGGACCTGCTGGCGCGCCACGGCACCCCGCAGGGTCCGGCCGACCTCGGCCAGCTGCCCAGCCTCGCCCTGGGCCAGCCGCAGGACGAACACGTCTGGCGCCTGCTGGGTCCCGACGGTGCTGTGGCCGAAGTACCGTATCGGCCGCGGCTGGTCACCCGCGGCATGCTCGCCCTGCGTGAGGCCGCCTGCGCCGGCGTCGGCGTGGTGCAGCTGCCGCGGATGATCGTGCACGACGCGCTTGGCAAGGGCCGGCTGGTGCACCTGCTGCCCGACTGGGCGCCGCCGCAGGAACTGATCCACCTCGTGTTCCCCTCGCGCCGCGGTCTGCTGCCCTCGGTGCGCGCGCTGGTCGACCACCTCGCGGTCGAGTTCGCAAAACTGCAGGACGCCTGA
- a CDS encoding very short patch repair endonuclease, translating to MSAVDRSALMSRIRGKNTAPEVRLRKILWRKGLRYRLHGARLPGRPDLVFPRWRAAVFVHGCFWHRHTGCPLFRLPKTRTEFWEEKLRLNQQRDSRAVHDLVERGWKVAVAWECAIRSAPEAVGRELVEWIRHGEGNIAIEADGTTCATRALKCARS from the coding sequence ATGAGCGCCGTTGATCGCTCAGCATTGATGTCCCGTATCCGGGGCAAGAACACGGCGCCGGAAGTGCGCCTCCGCAAAATTCTCTGGCGAAAGGGCCTCCGCTACCGCCTTCATGGAGCGCGGCTTCCCGGCAGACCAGACCTGGTGTTCCCGCGCTGGCGCGCGGCGGTGTTCGTGCACGGCTGCTTCTGGCACCGTCACACCGGATGCCCGCTGTTCCGCCTGCCGAAGACACGGACCGAGTTCTGGGAAGAGAAGCTTCGCCTCAACCAGCAGAGGGACAGCCGCGCTGTCCACGACCTTGTGGAACGGGGCTGGAAGGTCGCCGTGGCATGGGAATGTGCCATCCGGTCCGCACCGGAGGCGGTGGGCCGGGAACTGGTTGAATGGATAAGGCATGGGGAAGGCAACATCGCAATCGAGGCCGATGGCACTACGTGCGCGACACGCGCACTCAAGTGCGCCCGTTCCTGA
- a CDS encoding pirin family protein — MKKISGLYSAPRPHWVGDGFPVRSLFSYNTHGHQLSPFLLLDHAGPAQFDPAPTPRGVGQHPHRGFETVTIVYDGEVEHRDSTGAGGVIGPGDVQWMTAAAGILHEEFHSHDFTRKGGRLEMVQLWVNLPAADKMATPGYQSITSADIPVVALDGDAGKVRVIAGQFGGARGPARTFTPMDVWDLRLNRDASTTLDFAEGHTVAMVVLHGTVLANDSQVAREGQMLLFDRAAGQVKLEANAEATVLVLAGEPIDEPIAGYGPFVMNTQEQIQQAIEDFNSGRFGQMPN; from the coding sequence ATGAAGAAGATCAGCGGCCTGTACAGCGCCCCCCGCCCGCACTGGGTCGGCGACGGTTTCCCGGTGCGCTCGCTGTTCTCCTACAACACCCACGGGCACCAGCTCAGCCCGTTCCTGCTGCTGGACCATGCCGGTCCGGCGCAGTTCGACCCGGCACCGACCCCGCGTGGCGTCGGCCAGCATCCGCACCGTGGCTTCGAGACCGTGACCATCGTCTATGACGGCGAGGTCGAGCACCGCGATTCCACCGGCGCCGGCGGCGTGATCGGTCCGGGCGACGTGCAGTGGATGACGGCCGCGGCCGGGATCCTGCACGAGGAGTTCCACTCCCACGACTTTACCCGCAAGGGCGGCCGGCTGGAGATGGTGCAGCTGTGGGTCAACCTGCCGGCGGCCGACAAGATGGCCACGCCCGGTTACCAGAGCATCACCAGCGCCGACATTCCGGTGGTGGCGCTGGACGGCGATGCCGGCAAGGTGCGGGTGATTGCCGGCCAGTTCGGCGGTGCCAGGGGCCCGGCACGCACCTTCACCCCGATGGACGTGTGGGACCTGCGCCTGAACCGCGATGCCAGCACCACGCTGGACTTCGCCGAGGGCCACACCGTGGCGATGGTGGTGCTGCACGGCACGGTGCTGGCCAACGACAGCCAGGTCGCCCGCGAGGGGCAGATGCTGCTGTTCGACCGTGCCGCTGGCCAGGTGAAGCTGGAAGCCAATGCCGAGGCCACCGTGCTGGTATTGGCCGGCGAGCCGATCGACGAGCCGATCGCCGGTTACGGGCCGTTCGTGATGAACACCCAGGAGCAGATCCAGCAGGCGATCGAGGACTTCAACAGCGGTCGCTTCGGCCAGATGCCGAACTGA
- a CDS encoding TIGR00366 family protein — translation MSAPTQDSLSARFALRCARFSERWFPDSWVFAALALGVVSIAAMLNGGAATDTAKAFGDGFWSLIPFTMQMAFVVIGGYVVASSGPASRLIDRLAALPSSGRGAVTLVAAVSMFSSLLNWGLSLVFAGLLVRALARRTELKMDYRAAGAAGYLGLGATWALGLSSSAAQLQANPGSLPPSILSITGVIPFTETIFLWQSGVLLGALVIASLVVAHVTAPGASSAKTAEDCGVDVQPTAVAAPKKASRPGEWLEYSPLLIIMLVLLAAGWLVHEFSTKPAIQAISGLNTYNLLFLMAGALLHWRPRSFLDAVSRAVPSTAGVLIQFPLYGSIAAIMTNVTGNDGHSVAHLISAGFTSVASHDSYAVLMGSYSAVLGFFIPSGGGKWIIEAPYVMMIANDLRYHLGWAVQIYNAAEALPNLINPFYMLPLLGVLGLRARDLIGFTFVQLLVHTPLVLLLLWLLGTTLTYTPPVMP, via the coding sequence ATGAGCGCTCCCACCCAGGACAGCCTGTCTGCCCGTTTCGCCCTGCGCTGCGCCCGCTTCTCCGAACGCTGGTTCCCTGATTCCTGGGTGTTCGCGGCGTTGGCGCTGGGCGTAGTCAGCATCGCGGCGATGCTCAACGGCGGTGCCGCAACCGATACCGCCAAGGCCTTCGGTGACGGTTTCTGGAGCCTGATCCCCTTCACCATGCAGATGGCCTTCGTGGTCATCGGTGGCTACGTGGTGGCCAGCTCCGGCCCGGCCTCGCGACTGATCGACCGGTTGGCGGCGCTGCCGTCGAGCGGTCGCGGTGCGGTCACCCTGGTGGCGGCGGTGTCGATGTTTTCCTCGCTGCTCAACTGGGGCCTGAGCCTGGTGTTCGCCGGCCTGCTGGTGCGTGCGCTGGCCCGCCGCACCGAACTGAAAATGGATTACCGCGCGGCCGGTGCGGCCGGTTACCTCGGCCTGGGCGCGACCTGGGCGCTGGGCCTCTCGTCCTCGGCCGCGCAGCTGCAGGCCAACCCGGGCAGCCTGCCGCCGTCGATCCTGTCGATCACCGGCGTCATTCCCTTCACCGAGACGATCTTCCTGTGGCAGTCCGGCGTGCTGCTCGGCGCGCTGGTGATCGCCTCGCTGGTCGTGGCCCATGTCACCGCGCCGGGCGCCTCGTCGGCGAAGACGGCCGAAGACTGCGGCGTGGACGTGCAGCCCACCGCGGTGGCGGCGCCGAAGAAGGCTTCGCGCCCGGGCGAATGGCTGGAGTACAGCCCGCTGCTGATCATCATGCTGGTGCTGCTGGCCGCCGGCTGGCTGGTGCACGAGTTCTCGACCAAGCCGGCGATCCAGGCCATCTCCGGGCTCAACACCTACAACCTGCTGTTCCTGATGGCCGGCGCGCTGCTGCACTGGCGCCCGCGCAGCTTCCTCGATGCGGTGTCGCGCGCGGTGCCGTCCACCGCCGGCGTGCTGATCCAGTTCCCGCTGTACGGCTCGATCGCCGCGATCATGACCAACGTCACCGGCAACGACGGCCACAGCGTCGCCCACCTGATCTCGGCCGGCTTCACCAGCGTGGCCAGCCACGACAGCTACGCGGTGCTGATGGGCAGCTATTCGGCGGTGCTGGGCTTCTTCATCCCCTCCGGCGGCGGCAAATGGATCATCGAAGCGCCGTACGTGATGATGATCGCCAACGACCTGCGCTATCACCTCGGCTGGGCGGTGCAGATCTACAACGCCGCCGAAGCGCTGCCGAACCTGATCAACCCGTTCTACATGCTGCCGCTGCTGGGCGTGCTGGGCCTGAGGGCGCGCGACCTGATCGGCTTCACCTTCGTGCAGCTGCTGGTGCATACGCCGCTGGTGCTGCTCCTGCTGTGGCTGCTCGGCACCACGCTGACCTACACGCCACCGGTCATGCCCTGA
- a CDS encoding peptidase M61, which translates to MQWTVLALALMGAGGVQATPAAVTVDARGVEISQAAYPGTVRLEIDATNLGQRVFSVRQTVPVSAGERRFHYPAWLPGNHSPTGQIEKLAGLVISANGQRLDWQRDPLDVYTFNVRVPEGVTELQMDYQFLSPTDSAQGRTVMTPNLLNLQWNAMVLYPAGHAASAITYQASVRYPAGWEAASALPQARRDGDTVHYVPANLEILVDSPVFAGRHARTIELSAPGTRPVRLNVFADRAKDLDAKPEHIEQHRKLIEQARRLFGAEHYDHYDFLFAVTSQLGGIGLEHQRSSENTEDRDYFSGWDAKIGSTDLLGHEYAHSWDGKYRRPADLTTPHYNVPMQGSLLWVYEGQTQYWGNVLTARAGLRPMEASRDALALVAATYADNRPGLEWRSMGDTTNDPVIARRKPKPYRNYQMSEDYYQGGQMLWLEADVRLRQLSGGKRSLDDFARAFFGQDDGVWERPDTYTFDDVVATLEKIQPTGDWESFLRDRVEGRVGLTAGIEASGWRLVYRDKPSAYQKAVGKGRGANFIYSLGVSVDGSGKVGEVRWDSPAFNAGIGTGMQLVAVNGLQYSGDELEQAVRAAKDSAEPITLLVRELDTYRTLQIDYHDGLRYPHLERIQGTRDYLTPIFTARK; encoded by the coding sequence TTGCAGTGGACGGTACTGGCGCTGGCCTTGATGGGCGCCGGTGGGGTGCAGGCGACGCCGGCAGCGGTAACGGTCGACGCGCGCGGCGTGGAGATCAGCCAGGCCGCCTACCCGGGCACGGTCCGGCTCGAGATCGATGCCACCAACCTCGGCCAGCGCGTGTTCTCGGTGCGCCAGACCGTGCCAGTCAGTGCCGGTGAGCGCCGCTTCCACTATCCGGCCTGGCTGCCGGGCAACCACTCGCCTACCGGCCAGATCGAGAAGCTCGCCGGCCTAGTGATCAGCGCCAACGGCCAGCGCCTGGACTGGCAGCGCGATCCGCTGGACGTCTACACCTTCAACGTGCGCGTGCCCGAGGGCGTCACCGAGCTGCAGATGGACTACCAGTTCCTCAGCCCGACCGATTCGGCCCAGGGCCGCACGGTGATGACCCCCAACCTGCTCAACCTGCAGTGGAACGCGATGGTGCTGTACCCGGCCGGCCACGCCGCCAGCGCCATCACCTACCAAGCCAGCGTGCGTTACCCGGCCGGCTGGGAAGCGGCCAGCGCGCTGCCGCAGGCCCGCCGCGACGGCGACACCGTGCACTACGTGCCGGCCAACCTCGAGATCCTGGTCGACTCGCCGGTGTTCGCCGGCCGCCACGCCCGCACCATCGAGCTGTCCGCTCCCGGCACCCGCCCGGTGCGCCTGAACGTGTTCGCCGACCGCGCCAAGGACCTGGACGCCAAGCCCGAGCACATCGAGCAGCACCGCAAGCTCATCGAGCAGGCGCGCAGGCTGTTCGGCGCCGAGCACTACGACCACTACGACTTCCTGTTCGCCGTCACCAGCCAGCTCGGCGGCATCGGCCTGGAGCACCAGCGCTCCAGCGAGAACACCGAGGACCGGGACTACTTCAGCGGCTGGGACGCCAAGATCGGCAGCACCGACCTGCTCGGCCACGAGTACGCCCACTCCTGGGACGGCAAGTACCGCCGCCCGGCCGACCTGACCACGCCGCACTACAACGTGCCGATGCAGGGCAGCCTGCTGTGGGTCTACGAAGGCCAGACCCAGTACTGGGGCAACGTGCTGACCGCCCGTGCCGGGCTGCGCCCGATGGAGGCCTCGCGCGATGCGCTGGCGCTGGTCGCCGCCACCTATGCCGACAACCGCCCGGGTCTGGAATGGCGCTCGATGGGCGACACCACCAACGACCCGGTGATCGCCCGCCGCAAGCCCAAGCCCTACCGCAACTACCAGATGAGCGAGGACTACTACCAGGGCGGGCAGATGCTGTGGCTGGAGGCCGACGTGCGCCTGCGCCAGCTCAGCGGCGGTAAGCGCAGCCTGGATGACTTCGCCCGCGCCTTCTTCGGCCAGGACGATGGCGTGTGGGAACGCCCGGACACCTACACCTTCGACGACGTGGTCGCCACGCTGGAGAAGATCCAGCCCACCGGCGACTGGGAGAGCTTCCTGCGCGACCGCGTCGAGGGCCGCGTCGGGCTGACCGCCGGCATCGAGGCCAGCGGCTGGCGTCTGGTCTACCGCGACAAGCCCAGCGCCTACCAGAAGGCCGTGGGCAAGGGCCGCGGCGCCAACTTCATCTACTCGCTCGGCGTGAGCGTGGACGGCAGCGGCAAGGTCGGCGAAGTGCGCTGGGACAGCCCGGCCTTCAACGCCGGCATCGGCACCGGCATGCAACTGGTCGCGGTCAACGGCCTGCAGTACAGCGGCGACGAGCTCGAACAGGCCGTGCGCGCGGCCAAGGACAGTGCCGAGCCGATCACCCTGCTGGTCAGGGAGCTGGATACCTACCGCACCCTGCAGATCGACTACCACGACGGCCTGCGCTACCCGCACCTGGAGCGCATCCAAGGCACCCGCGACTACCTGACGCCGATCTTTACTGCGAGGAAGTGA
- a CDS encoding serine hydrolase domain-containing protein, which produces MRPALPRALSVLLCIALPALAHEPIATVRVAFNRDGVTATQVHGLADVRQQRAVTADDPVRIASISKLVLTMGVMRLVEEGKLDLDADVSQYLGWQLRHPQYPQVPITLRMMLSHQSGLTDEAGYWATPLDGETRELLDDPRAWDPHAPGTWFRYTNLNFPLIAGAMERATGERFDLLMQRLVLAPAGIEACYGWETCSDDFARRAVVLYDDKGEPAVDDNHAGKPACNVRRARDGSCDLSLWQPGRNGGAFSPQGGLRISANGLARVGRLLLNGGQIDGARILRPESVQAMTTPQWTYQPGNGQTWEDGEPEPPPGVPRATLCRYGLSTITLASGHPDCGDDPFGDGVARVGHSGNAYGLRSGLWIDPASGTGVAYFATGMDGAPLGTHSAYTAVEEQLATGKPSSEPR; this is translated from the coding sequence ATGCGCCCAGCCCTGCCCCGTGCCCTGTCCGTGCTGTTGTGCATCGCCCTGCCGGCACTGGCGCATGAGCCCATTGCCACGGTGCGCGTGGCCTTCAACCGCGATGGCGTGACCGCCACGCAGGTGCATGGCCTGGCCGATGTCCGCCAGCAGCGTGCGGTCACTGCCGATGACCCGGTGCGCATCGCCTCGATCTCCAAGCTGGTGCTGACGATGGGCGTGATGCGGCTGGTCGAGGAGGGCAAGCTCGACCTCGATGCCGACGTCTCGCAGTACCTGGGCTGGCAACTGCGCCATCCGCAGTATCCGCAGGTGCCGATCACGCTGCGGATGATGCTTTCCCACCAGTCCGGGCTGACCGACGAGGCCGGCTACTGGGCCACGCCACTGGATGGCGAGACCCGCGAGCTGCTTGACGACCCGCGCGCCTGGGACCCGCATGCCCCCGGCACCTGGTTCCGCTATACCAACCTCAACTTCCCGCTGATCGCCGGGGCGATGGAACGCGCCACCGGCGAGCGCTTCGACCTGCTGATGCAGCGGCTGGTGCTGGCCCCGGCCGGGATCGAGGCCTGTTACGGCTGGGAAACCTGCAGCGATGATTTCGCCCGCCGCGCCGTGGTGCTGTACGACGACAAGGGCGAACCGGCGGTGGACGACAACCACGCCGGCAAGCCGGCCTGCAATGTGCGCCGCGCCCGCGATGGCAGCTGCGATCTTTCGCTGTGGCAGCCCGGTCGCAATGGCGGTGCGTTCTCGCCGCAGGGCGGGCTGCGGATCTCGGCCAACGGCCTGGCCCGCGTCGGCCGCCTGCTGCTCAACGGAGGGCAGATCGATGGCGCGCGCATCCTGCGCCCCGAATCGGTGCAGGCGATGACCACGCCGCAATGGACCTACCAGCCCGGCAACGGCCAGACCTGGGAAGACGGCGAGCCCGAACCGCCGCCGGGCGTGCCGCGCGCCACGCTGTGCCGCTACGGCCTGTCCACGATCACTCTGGCCAGCGGTCATCCGGACTGCGGTGATGACCCGTTCGGCGACGGCGTGGCCCGCGTCGGCCATTCCGGCAATGCCTACGGGCTGCGTTCGGGCCTGTGGATCGATCCCGCCAGCGGCACCGGCGTGGCCTACTTCGCCACCGGCATGGACGGCGCACCACTGGGCACGCATTCGGCCTACACCGCGGTGGAGGAACAACTCGCGACAGGCAAGCCTTCCAGCGAACCGCGATAA